A region from the Brassica napus cultivar Da-Ae chromosome C8, Da-Ae, whole genome shotgun sequence genome encodes:
- the BNAC08G47910D gene encoding O-fucosyltransferase 29 has product MGVGVAQLNKSGGLWKWRSFSGQPKRTVMWKWVCGFMLFSLGVISLFTGHVVSHLEWAQQLSKRSLLDMSRKEPIDVWKSKYSNFFYGCTERGNSFPPAVQEHKSNGYLLIAASGGLNQQRTGITDAVVVARILNATLVVPELDHHSYWKDDSDFNDIFDVNWFISSLTNDVTIVKRVPDRVMRSMEKPPYTMRVPRKSTPEYYLDQVLPILSRRHVLQLTKFDYRLANDLDEDMQKLRCRVNYNALRFTKRIQSVGMKVVKRMRKMAKRFIAVHLRFEPDMLAFSGCDFGGGEKERAELAEIRKRWDTLPDLDPLEERKRGKCPLTPHEVGLMLRALGFANNTYIYVASGEIYGGEKTLRPLRELFPNFYTKEMLASDELKPMLPFSSRLAAIDYTVSDESDVFITNNNGNMAKILAGRRRYMGHKRTIRPNAKKLSALFMDREKMEWQTFAKKVKSCQRGFMGDPDEFKPGRGEFHEYPQACICQRPFSYDKTSTDDEEKDIPGEFHNSTSSGHGHLSSADNERDEVFPD; this is encoded by the exons ATGGGCGTAGGCGTAGCTCAGCTCAACAAGAGCGGGGGGTTATGGAAGTGGAGATCTTTCTCGGGCCAGCCCAAGAGGACCGTAATGTGGAAATGGGTTTGCGGTTTCATGCTTTTCTCCTTGGGTGTCATCTCTCTCTTCACCGGCCACGTTGTCTCCCACCTCGAGTGGGCTCAGCAGCTAAGCAAACGGAGCTTACTG GATATGAGCCGTAAGGAACCTATTGATGTGTGGAAGTCGAAGTATTCCAACTTCTTCTATGGATGCACTGAGAGAGGAAACAGCTTCCCAC CTGCTGTTCAGGAGCATAAGTCTAATGGGTATTTGCTGATTGCAGCCAGTGGAGGTCTCAACCAGCAAAGAACAGGA ATAACAGATGCAGTCGTTGTTGCACGGATTCTTAATGCCACTTTAGTTGTACCCGAGTTGGATCACCACTCTTATTGGAAAGATGACAG TGACTTCAATGACATTTTTGACGTTAACTGGTTCATCTCTTCCCTCACAAACGATGTAACTATAGTAAAGAGAGTTCCCGACAGAGTCATGCGGTCCATGGAGAAACCTCCTTACACCATGCGTGTGCCTCGGAAGTCTACCCCTGAGTATTATCTCGACCAAGTATTGCCAATTCTCTCGAGGAGACAT GTTTTACAATTGACAAAGTTTGACTACAGACTAGCAAATGATCTGGACGAAGACATGCAAAAGCTGCGCTGCAGGGTCAACTATAACGCTTTAAGATTCACAAAGCGGATACAATCAGTTGGAATGAAAGTGGTCAAGAGGATGAGAAAGATGGCCAAACGTTTTATAGCTGTCCACTTGAG GTTTGAGCCTGACATGCTAGCCTTCTCTGGTTGTGACTTTGGGGGCGGTGAAAAAGAGCGAGCTGAGCTAGCAGAGATAAGAAAACGATGGGACACATTGCCT GATCTGGACCCTCTAGAGGAAAGGAAGCGTGGGAAATGCCCACTTACCCCTCATGAAGTGGGCTTAATGCTGCGTGCTCTTGGTTTTGCTAATAACACATACATCTATGTTGCTTCTGGAGAGATCTATGGCGGTGAAAAGACACTGAGACCACTCAGAGAGCTGTTTCCAAACTTTTACACAAAGGAAATGCTTGCCAGTGATGAGCTCAAGCCTATGCTTcccttctcttcacgccttgctgcCATTGACTACACAGTCAGTGACGAAAGTGATGTctttattactaataataatGGAAATATGGCCAAGATTCTTGCAGGCCGAAG GAGGTACATGGGGCATAAGAGGACCATAAGGCCAAATGCGAAGAAGCTTAGTGCATTGTTCATGGACCGGGAAAAGATGGAGTGGCAAACATTCGCCAAGAAAGTGAAATCTTGTCAGCGAGGGTTCATGGGTGATCCTGATGAGTTCAAACCAGGACGCGGTGAGTTCCACGAGTACCCGCAAGCTTGCATTTGCCAGAGACCCTTCTCTTACGACAAAACCTCAACGGATGATGAAGAAAAAGACATACCAGGAGAGTTCCACAACAGCACCAGCTCTGGACATGGACATTTGTCTTCAGCAGATAATGAGCGCGACGAAGTCTTCCCCGACTAG
- the LOC106400850 gene encoding pheophorbidase: MGGDGGDEPIIHFVLVHGASHGAWCWYKLTTLLVSDGFKATTVDLTSAGINLTDANTVFEFDHYNRPLFSLLSDIPHHYKIILVGHSIGGASVTEALCKFTDKISMAVYLVADMVQPGSTSSPHSIMYVGEEEENIWEFTYGEGTDKPPTSAQMKEEYRRHYFYSQSPLEDVILASKLLRPCPVRALRGIDKLPPNPEAEKVPRVYIKTAKDNLCDPILQDRMVEKWPPSQLYTLEESDHSAFFSVPTTLFTCLLRAVFSLQL, encoded by the exons ATGGGAGGAGACGGTGGTGATGAGCCCATAATTCACTTTGTACTCGTTCATGGAGCCAGCCACGGTGCTTGGTGTTGGTATAAACTCACAACTCTTCTTGTCTCCGacggattcaaagccaccaccGTCGACCTCACCAGTGCCGGCATCAACCTCACCGACGCTAACACCGTCTTCGAGTTCGACCATTATAACcgtcctctcttctctctcctctccgaTATCCCTCATCACTACAAGATCATACTCGTGGGACATAGCATAGGCGGAGCAAGTGTCACCGAAGCTCTCTGCAAGTTCACAGACAAAATCTCCATGGCCGTTTACCTCGTAGCTGACATGGTTCAACCCGGATCCACGTCTTCTCCTCATTCAATC ATGTatgtgggagaagaagaagaaaacatatgGGAGTTTACATACGGTGAAGGCACTGATAAGCCACCTACTAGTGCCCAAATGAAAGAGGAATATAGACGGCATTACTTCTATAGCCAAAGCCCTCTTGAG GATGTAATTTTGGCGTCTAAGCTGTTGCGACCTTGTCCTGTAAGGGCTTTGCGAGGTATTGATAAGCTGCCTCCGAACCCTGAAGCAGAGAAAGTTCCTCGAGTTTACATCAAGACTGCTAAAGATAACCTATGTGACCCTATACTCCAGGACCGTATGGTAGAGAAGTGGCCACCATCTCAGTTGTATACACTGGAGGAGAGTGACCATTCTGCTTTCTTCTCTGTCCCAACTACCTTGTTCACTTGTCTCCTCCGTGCTGTATTTTCTCTTCAGCTATAA
- the LOC106398333 gene encoding uncharacterized protein LOC106398333: MHIYSSCGLWNSSVRKGWSFLADKAKGGRLLNLDGRSTIEKLKLMVSDDFGIDLTLVNLELSYLPYELINTLESPPVIISNDRQVKKFLTYVRTKPSTRLCVCLQSKDENLNRKARVNLNNQASGAAIMEGHTNENSDVNSGETNFDEQDIERDESDDEKLCDIKGSKGHNVRFALLDIVKKCQYFSSKMLLKATFEICAMKHNFNYKVVRSDTKIWYIRYADEDCSWRVRAEGLKGSSYLIIRKYVAEHSCAPSARNKSVRTASAKTIGNLIMHKYDGVKAGPKCNDIIELMRGEHGIEVSKSLAWDAREYAINTVRGIPETGYAKIPKYLYMMKEANPGSHTSYETDKDGRFRFLFISFWSVCPRFLQSHLKSKFKGVLLVATALDGNSNLYPLTFGVIGLGST; encoded by the coding sequence ATGCATATCTATTCTTCTTGTGGTTTGTGGAACTCATCAGTTAGAAAGGGATGGAGTTTTCTTGCTGATAAAGCAAAAGGAGGTAGGTTACTGAATTTGGATGGAAGATCAACCATTGAGAAGCTAAAGTTAATGGTTTCTGATGACTTTGGAATCGATCTAACCCTGGTCAATCTCGAGTTAAGCTACTTACCTTATGAGTTGATTAATACTCTTGAGTCTCCTCCGGTTATCATCAGCAACGACCGGCAAgttaaaaaatttctaacctATGTGAGGACCAAACCTTCCACGCGCTTGTGTGTGTGTCTTCAGTCAAAGGATGAGAATCTCAATAGGAAGGCACGTGTAAACTTGAATAACCAAGCATCTGGTGCGGCCATAATGGAGGGACATACGAATGAAAATTCAGATGTGAATTCTGGTGAAACCAATTTCGACGAACAAGACATTGAGCGGGATGAAAGTGATGATGAAAAGTTGTGTGACATAAAGGGAAGCAAGGGACATAATGTACGATTTGCTTTGTTGGATATTGTGAAGAAGTGTCAATATTTTAGCAGTAAAATGTTACTAAAGGCGACATTCGAAATCTGTGCAATGAAACATAATTTCAACTATAAAGTCGTCAGATCGGATACCAAAATTTGGTATATTCGGTATGCAGATGAAGATTGCAGCTGGCGAGTTCGTGCAGAAGGGTTAAAAGGTTCTTCATATCTCATTATCAGAAAATATGTTGCTGAACATTCATGTGCTCCATCAGCAAGGAACAAATCTGTAAGGACAGCTTCAGCAAAAACAATTGGTAATCTGATTATGCATAAGTATGATGGTGTGAAGGCGGGGCCAAAATGTAATGATATCATTGAGCTTATGCGTGGTGAGCATGGGATCGAGGTGTCCAAGTCTTTAGCGTGGGATGCGCGTGAGTATGCTATCAACACAGTGAGAGGCATTCCAGAAACAGGTTATGCGAAGATTCCCAAATACTTGTACATGATGAAGGAAGCTAATCCTGGGTCACATACATCTTACGAAACTGACAAGGATGGGAGATTCCGATTCCTTTTCATCTCATTTTGGTCAGTGTGTCCGAGGTTTTTACAGAGCCATTTGAAGAGCAAATTCAAAGGTGTTTTACTAGTTGCTACTGCTTTGGATGGAAACTCAAATTTATATCCACTTACATTTGGAGTCATAGGTTTAGGGTCTACTTAG
- the LOC106401725 gene encoding 60S ribosomal protein L15-1, translating to MGAYKYVSELWRKKQSDVMRFVQRVRCWEYRQQPSIVRLVRPTRPDKARRLGYKAKQGFVVYRVRVRRGGRKRPVPKGIVYGKPTNQGVTQLKFQRSKRSVAEERAGRKLGGLRVVNSYWLNEDSTYKYYEIILVDPAHNAVRNDPRINWICNPVHKHRELRGLTSEGKKNRGLRGKGHNNHKNRPSRRATWKKNNSLSLRRYR from the exons ATGG GTGCTTACAAGTATGTGTCTGAGCTATGGAGGAAGAAGCAGTCCGACGTCATGAGGTTCGTGCAGAGGGTTAGGTGCTGGGAGTACAGACAGCAGCCTTCGATCGTCCGTCTCGTCAGGCCTACTCGTCCCGACAAGGCTCGTCGTTTGGGTTACAAAGCCAAACAG GGATTTGTGGTGTACCGTGTCCGAGTGAGACGTGGTGGACGCAAGAGGCCAGTGCCAAAGGGTATTGTGTATGGTAAGCCCACAAACCAGGGAGTCACCCAACTCAAGTTCCAGAGGAGCAAACGTTCCGTTGCTGAGGAGCGTGCTGGAAGGAAACTGGGCGGCCTCAGAGTCGTCAACTCCTACTGGCTCAACGAGGATTCGACCTACAAGTACTACGAGATCATCTTGGTTGACCCGGCACACAACGCAGTGCGTAACGACCCGAGAATCAACTGGATATGCAACCCGGTGCACAAACACCGTGAGCTCAGAGGACTTACGTCTGAGGGAAAGAAGAACAGAGGACTGCGCGGAAAAGGTCACAACAACCACAAGAACCGCCCGTCTCGCAGAGCAACCTGGAAGAAAAACAATTCTCTTTCCCTTCGTCGTTACCGCTGA